A window of Malania oleifera isolate guangnan ecotype guangnan chromosome 2, ASM2987363v1, whole genome shotgun sequence genomic DNA:
ATATAGCAATTGGATTCCACTTTTGAATGCTtctaatattaataaatataaaatctaTTGAAcatttaaaaaacaaataaagaaaccatatataatttttctctttctccaaaccACATTAATAATTACCATAACCAAATCAAGCTTATTACTCACCATATAAGGAGGGCTTCTTTATGATCCGCATCAAAATGTCGTAGGTGTTGGACAGCACCACCTTCATGCCAGGCAGCTCCCCGTTCAGCTTCCCCACCAAACCCATCAGCTTCCCGTTAAACTCCACGGCCACCTTGTTGTACTCGTCCACGCACTGGCGTCCAGTCATGATGTTGGCGGTTCTCTCCAGCGGCAAGCACCCCATGGGAGGAACCCCTCCCAGCGACACCTTCCGCGCTCCACGCGCGTAAAGCTCCCTTATGAAGTTTCCGGCGATTCCCGCCAGGAAATCTTCGTACTGGCCGACGGGGAGCTGGGATGGCCGGCCGGAGATTGAGTAGTAGTTCTCCAGAAAGTCGTTTGTGCCTATGCTCATCAGATACAAGGCGTCGCCGAATATTTCATTGGCCTTGTCGTTTCCGAGATAGGCTCTCAGTTTCTTCTGATACTCCTCGTAGTACTGCAGTTGCCTCCATAGAGGTATCACTGACTGCAAAGTGGTGCCAGGAAATGCATTTGACTCAATTCATCCATTAACTCAACTAGGGGCAAGGGGTTCAATTTGCCGGGCAGATGGATAAATATGATAAATTATCTAGCTAGGGTTGATTTTTTTGATAAACTCCttttgaaatttagaaaatattagaaaaaagaaacaaaaaatagtaAAACATTTATACATGTTTGATTATTaaaaaagtaagaaagaaaaaaaaaagaacaaaattttaacttttttacatcattaatgtttaatttttgttaatttttttatcatattaaaacaaaatttcattcttaatagtaattaatagagaagaaaaatataaaagaaaataaatttcgttgcaatttttctcttctttttcttcacccaaataaaattcttgatccaaagaGACCCTTAAAGTAGGGGGTAAATGTCCATTTGAATGAAGAATTTTATTTCgtaagaaaaaaggaaagaaattcttaaaaaaaaaaatatttttattatattttcaatcTATCTATATATCAAATtcattcaaaattttctttcctttccttactgtttttcaagttccaaatcgGCTCAAGGGTGCATTTAGTCTGTGCATTTAGTTTAGAAAGTAGCTTtctaaagaattacaaaaaaaaaaaaaacaaaaaaaaaaaaaaaaaaaacaaaaaggaaagaCCATTTTTCAATTTTGCAACTGttgtataaaaaaatattttttatacacTTGTCAAATCTGTcaccttatttttttaaaaaaatttctaaatttgtatagaaagttagaaaatattttttattatttcataaattCCTAATTTcttatgtaatttttaaaaaattgaaaacaatgTACCCTTTTTGtagttaaaaatttaaattaaaaaaatatcataaactaattttttaaaaattaaaaataaaaaatatttagtacaattttttttcaatacaTTACCTGAAAATGATTCCAAACTTCCATCTAGTGTAGAGGTCAATCAATTCATTAGGTATAATAAATTGAGTTAGTGGTGTCCACTTAACATTTGGACAAATATGGGACACAATCTCAGCATATTTATTGTTTTCTATAAATTGTCGTTACAACTTATATACTTCAAAGGATATACCAATTATAATTgttgtgagttttttttttttttaatataattgtcAACTTTATTACACCAAATATGAATTAAGAGTCACTTAGTTAGGTCTAATCACTCTTATAAAATAAATGTACCCTCTACATAGTCGTTAACAAAATTACTTAGGAATACAATAGATggtttcttctttcttttctttttttaaaaaagaaaaattaagcgTGTTTGGAGCTAAATATGAATGAAATTAAGATTCTACACATAattagcatttgatttttctaaaattttttgaataatattagaaaaaaaattacttatgaatatatttatttaattcaacTATTTTTTAATGTAAGCAATAAAGTAGATggtttcttcttcctttttttttaagGAAGAAAAATTAAGTCCATTTGGAGCGAAATATGAATAAAATTAAGATTTTAATTAACtttaattttttaagattttttgaataatattagaataaattttatttttaatatttttaaataaaataaaataatatgtttccttcttatttttatttcattttctcatACAAAACTTTTAATTGAAATAGCACCTAGCGAGATGCCTTGGGTATAACCCCAATCTAAAAGGATGTGAAATAAAATTTTCcatttattaaaaaaagaaaatcatttttactaTCTATGCTCATGAAATACGATACAAATGTTTCAGCAAAGATCACGacgtaatattaaaaataaaatgttgAATGTATATTTGATTTGGTTACTAAATTGTCTCAATATTCCTCTTATcgttactaaaattatatttcatatattctctcttatttataattatcttagagcctttaaatttgaaaatctctCTCCATAATTCCATAATTCTAAGTATCCTCTATTCCGCCTTttatttcatcaattaatacaatatcaccAGCAAATAACATAAATCATGAAACCTTtttttgaatacttttagtcaattggCCCTCACTAAAGAATACTAAGAATAAAATGaacaatataaaaaattttagtcaTCAAAATTACTTGCACAAAAGAAAACTACAATTAGAATATAAAAATTTTGAGTGATCTAAAACAAGATTACAAGTTTTTTTTACCAAAGAATACGCCGATCAGAATATGGTCAAAATTACTAGTCGCCACAAAAGAATACGAAGattagaatataaaaaaaaaattttaaaaaattcagcGATCATCAAAATTACTGCAGATGAAATTATTTGACTCTATTCGGAGGCAAGGAAACTTACGAGCACATCCGAAGTAGCGTTGTCATAGCCAGTCCCGGCAGAGGCAAAGCAAACTCCGGTAGCGAAATCCGATATATTGTAGGCGGGATCCAAGTAGGCCGGCACCGTCGGCTTGAGGCCAAAAGCCTGCGAAATGAAGTCGGAAGGGATTCGACCGTTGGAGAACCGCCCGGTCGGCCGACCGCCGGGGAAATCCCTGCCATAGGGCTTGAAATTGCTCTTCAAAACGGTTGAAATCTGGTTGTTGTTCCCGGCATCCACCGACGAGTCTCCGAACACGATGACCGCCGGAACTTTACTCCCGCCGGCGGTGCCACCCGCCAGTGCCAGAAACAGAGGAAACAAAAACCACGAAGCAGCGCTGCACGTAAATGCCATTGCCCCTTGAATTCTGACCAGTACTTGTTCGTGAGGATGGAGGTGAGAATTGAAGTTGGGGTTTAAGCTAGCGAAATAAATATGGAAGGGAGGGGTGAAGAGAGAATGTGAGAGTGGGGAGTTTGATGGGGGTTGAGAGAAATAAGTTTGGTGGTGGGCTTTAATGGGCAGCGGCAGGGGTGGGCTGAGCAGTAAGTAAGCTTGCCTCATGTGTGAAGGGGGTTAGGGGTTTATGGTTCAAGTACAGAAAGTCATTATAGTTAAAGATGGCATGGGATATGAAGTTCTGAGTCGTGAAGCTGATGCAGAGGACAGATCACAGCTGGGCTTCCAACCTCAAGCAAATCATATTTCTCCGATCAATTATGGTACTAAGGAAATAGATTTGGTagtttggatttaaatttgagtAAATTTTTTAGGTGCATCCTATGCTCAATTATTTTGTCGAAAAATAGGCTCATCCTCCCTCTTTAGTATTTGAAATAGGAAGGTAAAACCTTCAAAACTAGAACCTCAACATTTTAATTAAAAGAAACTTGAGTTTACCATTGAACCAGGCAAGAAATTAATTCATACGACACAACCTTAGGGTTATTTAGTTTATggtattaaaaatatttcaataaaatgATGTGTAAGAATCttatttatggtaataatatgtctacctcttgaaaatatttttatttcgtTTGTGTTATaacattcccaaaaatgtaaTTGTAATGGTCATATCATGTTCTCAAGATGACCATAAAATCTTTGACATGTGTACAAACAATATATCaagaatataattttatattttctgcaCAAAAACTTACTAAAAATTATGCCTAATTTAAATTATCACCTTCAATAGCatgatttttttcaaaaaaaaaaaatgacatttaaCAATCTTATTAACTGGAAAAATGGAGACTCTAAATTTAAACCATTATATTGTTTTATTATAGCATAATATTGGCATGGCTTTTATTTCTatcaatattttaattattttaaatataataatagcaTCCAATAATATAGTAATATAAGACGTTCATATACAAAACTTGTAGAAATAGCAAGAGCAATTAATTTGGTTCTGAATGAAGAA
This region includes:
- the LOC131148785 gene encoding GDSL esterase/lipase At2g04570-like: MAFTCSAASWFLFPLFLALAGGTAGGSKVPAVIVFGDSSVDAGNNNQISTVLKSNFKPYGRDFPGGRPTGRFSNGRIPSDFISQAFGLKPTVPAYLDPAYNISDFATGVCFASAGTGYDNATSDVLSVIPLWRQLQYYEEYQKKLRAYLGNDKANEIFGDALYLMSIGTNDFLENYYSISGRPSQLPVGQYEDFLAGIAGNFIRELYARGARKVSLGGVPPMGCLPLERTANIMTGRQCVDEYNKVAVEFNGKLMGLVGKLNGELPGMKVVLSNTYDILMRIIKKPSLYGFDVVETACCASGMFEMGYMCDRLNPFTCTDASKYVFWDSFHPTEKTSLIIANHLVKTALASYLT